The genomic region GAGATATTGACCGAGCGGTCAAGATGCAAGCAGCCGCCCCGCCGGGAGATCACATGCAGGACCACGTTTCCTCCGACCGGAGGCAGCTTGCCGCAGTTGCGGCGGCACAGCCACAGCGGCGCGCCCTGTTGCTGGCTGGCGCCGGCGTGGTGTTGCTTGCCGGCATCGCCGTGGTCCTGGCGGCGCCGCATCTGGCGGCACGCCGGCCGGCGGCGGTGGCGCCGGCGGCTGTCCCGGCGGAGCCGCCGCCGGCGCTCACTGTCCTGCTCACTCCGGCCACGCCGCGGCTGCTCGCCCGCACGGTCAGCGGCGACGGTTCGGTGGTCGCCTGGCAGGAACTGGTGGTCGGCACCGAAACCGGGGGGCTGCGCGTCAGCGAAGTCGCGGTCGAGGAAGGCGACAAGGTCACGCGCGGGCAGGTACTGGCCCGGCTGGACGATGCCGTGCCGGCCGCGCAGGCGGCCCAGGCGGAAGCGGCCGTCACCGAGGCCGAGGCGGTGCTGCAACTCGCCCGGATCGACCTGAACCGCTCCGTGGAGCTGACCCGCAGCGACTCCGTCTCCCGCCAGACGCTTGACCAGCGCCAGTCCGCGGCGCGGCAGGCAGAGGCAAGGCTGGCCTCGGCGCGGGCCCGGCGCGACGAGGCGGTGGCGCGGCTCGACCAGACCCGCATCCGCGCCCCGGCCGATGGGGTGATCAGCAAGCGCGGGGTGCTGCCCGGCGCCGTCGTCCAGCCGGGGCAGGAGCTGTTCCGGCTGATCCGCGACGGCCGGCTGGAACTGGATGCGCGCATTCCCGAACTGGAACTCGCCGGCCTGCGCCCCGGCCAGAAGGTGCGGGTGCTGCATGGCGAGCGGGAGATCGAGGGACAGATCCGTGCCCTCGCCCCGGTGGTGGCCAGCGACACCCGGCTGGGCGTCGTCCATGTCGCCCTGCCGGCGGACAGCTTCCTGCGCCCCGGCATGTTCGCCCGTGCCGAGATCCGGCCGGACGCCGCCGCGGTGCTGACCGTGCCACAGGAAGCCGTGGTGTTCCGCGAGGGCGGCCCGGTCGTCTTCGTGCTGCCCGAGGGCGGCGAGCGCGTGGTGCAGCGCCCGCTTGGCACCGGCGCGCGGCGCGAGGGGCTGGTGGAAGTGACGCAGGGCCTCGCCGCCGGGGATCGCGTGGTGGCGGCCGGCGCCGGGTTCCTCTCCGACGGCGACCGCGTGCGCGTCGCCACCGGCCACTGAGGCGCGCACCTTGCAGCAAGGCGAGCCCCGCAACATCTCCGCCTGGGCGATTCGCAACCCGGTCGCGACCATCGTCCTGTTCCTGCTGCTGACCTTCGGCGGGCTGGTCGCCTTCCCGTCGCTGCGCATCAACACCACGCCCGACATCGAGCTGCCGGCGGTGGTGGTCACGGTGATGCAGCCCGGGGCCGCGCCGGCCGACCTGGAAACCGAGGTCACGCGCCGGGTCGAGGACGCGATCGCCGGGCTGGGCGACGTCAAGCACATCACCTCGACCGTGGTGGACGGCGCTTCCACCACGGCGGTGGAATTCGCGCTCGGCAAGGATCCCGACCGCGCCACCAATGACGTGCGCGACAAGGTGGCGCAAATCCGTGCCGATTTGCCGGCCGGCATCCGCGACCCGATCATCACCCGTGTCGAGGCCACCGGCGGCGCGATCCTGACCTACACCGTCGCCGCCCCGTTCATGAACCAGGAACAGCTTTCCTGGTTCGTCGACGACACCGTCGCCAAGGCGCTGCTGGCCATCCCCGGCGTGGCCCAGGTCAACCGCGTGGGCGGCGTCGACCGCGAGATCCGGGTGGCGCTGCGGCCGGACCGGCTGCTGGCGCTGGGCATCACCGCGGTGCAGGTGAACCAGCAACTGCGCGACTGGAACCTCAACCTGCCGGGCGGGCGCGGCACGCTGGGGGCGAGCGAGCAGACCATCCGCACGCTCGGTTCCGCTGTTTCGGTGCAGGCGCTGCGGGAACGGCCGATCATCCTGCCGGGCGGGCGCACCGCACGGCTGGCCGATCTGGCCGACGTCACCGACGCCACCGCCGAGGTGCGCAGCGCCGCCCGGCTGGATGGCAGGCCAGTGGTCGGCTTCGAGGTGCTGCGCACCCGTGGCTCGTCCGAAGTGACGGTCGCCGCCGAGGTGGCGCAACGGACCGCCGCGGTCCAGGCCGCGCATCCCGGCGTGGAGCT from Rhodovastum atsumiense harbors:
- a CDS encoding efflux RND transporter periplasmic adaptor subunit produces the protein MQDHVSSDRRQLAAVAAAQPQRRALLLAGAGVVLLAGIAVVLAAPHLAARRPAAVAPAAVPAEPPPALTVLLTPATPRLLARTVSGDGSVVAWQELVVGTETGGLRVSEVAVEEGDKVTRGQVLARLDDAVPAAQAAQAEAAVTEAEAVLQLARIDLNRSVELTRSDSVSRQTLDQRQSAARQAEARLASARARRDEAVARLDQTRIRAPADGVISKRGVLPGAVVQPGQELFRLIRDGRLELDARIPELELAGLRPGQKVRVLHGEREIEGQIRALAPVVASDTRLGVVHVALPADSFLRPGMFARAEIRPDAAAVLTVPQEAVVFREGGPVVFVLPEGGERVVQRPLGTGARREGLVEVTQGLAAGDRVVAAGAGFLSDGDRVRVATGH